From Pandoraea norimbergensis, the proteins below share one genomic window:
- a CDS encoding LysR family transcriptional regulator: protein MNTRSTTSPQVGPSSDNAHVDDPVRLARQIPAVLRKLRIRDLETLRWLGRTRSFARTAEAAAITQPALSKWLREIEQALGVSLFERTTRRVSPTPYGDALLERAERMLTDLAGVAPAVQALRDGLGLPVNVGILPGMASVLMPQALARIEQTGPALRINLFEETLDRLLPRAHWHEIDLLVCRLDAAAMNAGFGVVPLYDDDVRVFGAHNHPLTRHAAPTWADAARYPWIVPPPGTPMRRAIDTEFAHQGLPAPRVIMESTTLMTNASTAQAMPCLFLASTLGVARSPLGGSLHDFGLRFAHVAPTVGVLHGQAPNAAALALIDVLRDVARTLTPPSYGRSER from the coding sequence ATGAACACTCGTTCTACGACCTCGCCACAAGTCGGCCCGTCCAGTGACAATGCGCACGTCGACGACCCGGTCCGGCTTGCCCGTCAGATTCCCGCCGTGCTTCGCAAGCTGCGCATTCGCGATCTGGAAACGCTGCGCTGGCTCGGCCGCACGCGCAGCTTTGCGCGCACGGCCGAGGCAGCGGCAATTACGCAGCCGGCATTGTCGAAGTGGTTACGAGAGATAGAGCAAGCGCTGGGGGTCTCATTGTTCGAGCGCACCACGCGGCGCGTGAGTCCCACGCCCTACGGTGACGCCCTGCTGGAGCGCGCCGAGCGCATGCTGACCGATCTGGCCGGCGTCGCGCCAGCCGTGCAAGCGCTGCGCGACGGACTCGGACTGCCCGTGAATGTCGGCATTCTGCCGGGTATGGCCAGCGTGCTGATGCCGCAGGCGCTCGCCCGAATTGAACAAACCGGCCCCGCGCTGCGCATCAACCTGTTTGAAGAAACGCTGGATCGGTTGTTACCCCGTGCCCACTGGCACGAAATCGATCTGCTGGTCTGCCGGCTCGACGCCGCCGCCATGAACGCCGGGTTTGGCGTGGTCCCCTTGTATGACGACGATGTGCGGGTATTCGGGGCGCATAACCACCCCCTGACGCGGCATGCAGCACCGACATGGGCGGACGCCGCCCGCTACCCGTGGATCGTGCCGCCGCCCGGCACGCCGATGCGTCGCGCCATCGATACCGAGTTCGCACATCAGGGGCTGCCCGCCCCGCGCGTCATCATGGAATCGACCACGCTCATGACCAACGCCAGCACCGCGCAAGCGATGCCATGCCTGTTTCTTGCATCGACACTCGGCGTCGCGCGCTCGCCGCTGGGCGGCAGTCTGCACGACTTCGGCCTGCGTTTCGCTCACGTGGCGCCCACCGTCGGTGTACTGCACGGTCAAGCCCCGAACGCCGCAGCGCTGGCGCTCATCGACGTGTTACGTGACGTTGCCCGCACGCTGACACCGCCGTCATACGGTCGATCCGAGCGCTAA
- a CDS encoding sulfatase-like hydrolase/transferase, giving the protein MPEREQPPTTAPVDPVHPNEVSDAGASAAATQPSRRHFLKQAGAAVASAGLASSAVAASAAAPRAAPSPDDGYVVPAEAPPVPPKGYNILFILTDQERHFDQWPFPVPGRERLRREGVTFVNHQIASCVCSPSRSTVYTGQHIQHTRVFDNCGIPWQPDMSPDIRTIGDMMRDAGYYAAYLGKWHLSGKLHHNHTPYDTPTQEYNELIKSYGFDDYFGVGDLIGRVRGGYTYDGLTTSSAVSWLRGRGAQLGSDNKPWFMAVNLVNPHDAMFLNTDPAGVDQQNANRPTLGNARPPRDALYDAHWNVPLAATRKQAYDAPGRPAAHGVYNAAEGVLVGDYPIDDARLRVYQDYYFNCIRDCDTHVVTLLDTLRELGIDKNTIVVMSADHGDHVGAHKLVGKGPTTYREQNNVPLVIRHPAYPGGKQCAALSSHVDITPTLLGLTGLDSAGIARIAGDGAHGHNLTPLLRAPERQGVDAVRPAALFNYAMLLFYDSEWLAQEYATLREKGVPIEEIHRRVMARQPDFRHRGMIRSVFDGRYRFSRYFSPTQFNRPTSLEALFANNDVELYDLHADPTESRNLALDARGNGELLMAMNTRLNERLDAEVGEDRPDILPIRDGRVQFTFQKAAASSSR; this is encoded by the coding sequence ATGCCCGAGCGCGAACAGCCACCGACGACTGCGCCCGTCGATCCGGTTCACCCCAACGAGGTATCCGATGCGGGGGCTTCGGCCGCCGCCACACAACCGTCGCGCCGCCACTTTCTGAAGCAGGCTGGTGCGGCCGTGGCGTCCGCCGGATTGGCCTCGTCGGCCGTGGCAGCGTCCGCCGCCGCGCCGCGCGCTGCGCCATCACCGGACGATGGCTACGTCGTGCCCGCCGAGGCACCGCCCGTGCCGCCCAAGGGTTACAACATCCTGTTCATCCTCACGGATCAGGAGCGGCACTTCGACCAGTGGCCGTTCCCGGTGCCGGGGCGTGAGCGCCTGCGCCGCGAAGGGGTGACGTTCGTCAATCACCAGATTGCATCGTGCGTGTGCTCGCCGTCGCGCTCGACGGTCTACACCGGTCAGCACATCCAGCACACGCGTGTGTTCGATAACTGCGGCATTCCATGGCAACCCGATATGTCGCCCGACATTCGCACCATCGGCGACATGATGCGAGACGCGGGCTACTACGCGGCGTATCTCGGCAAGTGGCATCTGAGCGGCAAGCTGCATCACAACCACACGCCGTACGACACCCCGACGCAGGAATACAACGAGCTGATCAAGTCATACGGTTTCGACGACTACTTCGGCGTAGGCGATCTGATTGGCCGGGTGCGCGGCGGCTATACCTACGACGGTCTCACCACCTCGTCGGCCGTGTCGTGGCTGCGTGGGCGCGGCGCGCAGCTGGGCAGCGATAACAAACCGTGGTTCATGGCGGTGAATCTGGTCAATCCGCACGATGCGATGTTCCTGAACACCGATCCGGCCGGCGTCGATCAGCAGAACGCCAACCGGCCGACGCTCGGCAATGCGCGTCCGCCGCGCGACGCCTTGTATGACGCGCATTGGAACGTGCCGCTGGCCGCCACGCGCAAGCAAGCCTACGACGCGCCGGGACGGCCGGCAGCGCATGGGGTGTACAACGCGGCGGAAGGTGTGCTGGTGGGCGACTATCCGATCGACGACGCCCGGCTTCGCGTCTATCAGGACTATTACTTCAACTGCATTCGCGATTGCGACACGCACGTGGTGACGTTGCTCGACACGCTGCGCGAACTGGGCATCGACAAGAACACCATCGTCGTGATGAGCGCCGACCATGGCGATCACGTGGGTGCGCACAAGCTGGTAGGCAAAGGGCCGACCACCTATCGCGAACAGAACAACGTGCCGTTGGTGATCCGGCATCCGGCGTACCCGGGCGGCAAGCAGTGCGCGGCGCTGAGTTCGCACGTCGATATCACGCCGACGCTGCTGGGGCTCACCGGACTGGACTCGGCGGGTATTGCGCGCATCGCGGGCGATGGCGCGCACGGTCACAACTTGACGCCGTTGCTGCGCGCGCCGGAGCGGCAAGGCGTCGATGCGGTGCGCCCGGCGGCCTTGTTCAACTACGCGATGCTGCTGTTCTACGACAGCGAATGGCTCGCGCAGGAATACGCCACGTTGCGTGAGAAGGGTGTGCCAATTGAGGAGATTCATCGGCGGGTGATGGCGCGTCAACCGGACTTCCGTCATCGCGGCATGATTCGGAGCGTGTTCGACGGGCGCTACCGGTTCTCGCGCTATTTCTCGCCGACGCAGTTCAACCGGCCCACGTCGCTGGAGGCGCTGTTCGCGAACAACGATGTCGAGCTCTACGATCTGCACGCCGACCCGACCGAGTCGCGCAATCTGGCACTCGACGCGCGAGGTAATGGCGAACTGTTGATGGCGATGAACACGCGCCTGAACGAGCGGCTCGATGCCGAAGTCGGTGAAGACCGGCCAGACATCCTGCCGATTCGCGACGGACGCGTGCAGTTCACGTTCCAGAAGGCGGCTGCCTCATCTTCACGGTGA
- a CDS encoding esterase/lipase family protein, with protein sequence MIVVTRAPAIPASNSPKHAVWRRILRYAALVASAVWLSGCAMVEVRSLGPDQYIAMKRGDILSTGKLSAATDETIRVAGLDETICAKPSLDCIDALGRAKEIDIDRRLAAMAEMSMQLAIAQTPTGDTLWNDSQFDLWLRSARYAYAYLFYGDRPSSERAFEDRQTQVRDYYNYAVQMFSVALFRRVQRTGSDKIAGWTLPVDASSVRFANNRTQPREVLPASTLRFAGLRSPYRRDGFGAELVAVLDDKSAADAVVATGRTPAPRGDASTGPDNDNVYSQNTNDRQGGSSRARTSQESLASRDFHRATDPNAGPEFSEMSSPSLTLLLRFNGNTLDEILTTQVATLVVYDPYRQTSIELHGQTVPLAGNFTAGYGLWLARSGFAEQSLRTLFGRDRGIVRPHIYLMQPFDPSRRVILMLHGLASSPEAWVNLANEIQGDAALREHFQIWQVYYPTNAPLLVNAMAIRNAFDATLKHFDPDGQSAASHDAVVIGHSMGGVIARLMVSSADDQLWNAFQEDYHLDGDQLTRARDRLDPLFHFAPMPQFERAIFIAAPHRGTPFARNRLGRWISNLIKLPVTLLSGIDDVLHYATGSEDNPSEGKTRYVPNSIDQLRDNDPYVVAAAGLGISPKVQYHSIIARRNAAGPLQESSDGVVPYASAHLDGAQSERVIVSGHSVQETPQAILEIRRILHEDVDELDPVKSLKGVRAFQSIDPPPRVAPPKVAKPNAATPPAK encoded by the coding sequence TATGGCTCAGCGGCTGCGCCATGGTGGAGGTGCGCTCGCTCGGCCCGGATCAGTACATCGCGATGAAACGCGGTGACATCCTGTCCACGGGCAAGCTCAGCGCGGCCACCGACGAGACGATTCGTGTGGCAGGACTGGACGAGACGATCTGCGCCAAGCCGTCGCTCGACTGTATCGATGCGCTCGGCCGCGCGAAGGAAATCGACATCGACCGGCGGCTGGCCGCCATGGCCGAAATGTCGATGCAACTGGCCATCGCGCAAACACCGACCGGCGATACCCTCTGGAACGACTCGCAGTTCGACCTGTGGCTGCGCTCGGCGCGTTACGCGTACGCCTACCTCTTTTATGGCGACCGCCCTTCCAGTGAGCGCGCCTTCGAAGACCGCCAGACGCAGGTTCGCGACTATTACAACTACGCGGTGCAGATGTTCTCGGTGGCGCTGTTCCGCCGCGTACAGCGCACCGGCAGCGACAAGATCGCCGGCTGGACGCTGCCGGTCGACGCCAGCAGCGTGCGGTTTGCCAACAACCGCACCCAGCCACGCGAAGTGCTACCCGCGTCGACACTGCGCTTTGCAGGCCTGCGCAGCCCGTATCGCCGCGACGGTTTCGGTGCCGAGCTGGTGGCCGTGCTCGATGACAAATCGGCCGCCGATGCCGTCGTTGCCACGGGCCGCACGCCGGCTCCACGCGGCGACGCCTCGACCGGCCCAGACAACGACAACGTTTATTCACAGAACACGAATGACCGGCAAGGGGGCAGCAGTCGTGCCCGCACGAGTCAGGAAAGCCTCGCGTCGCGCGATTTTCACCGGGCGACCGATCCGAACGCCGGCCCAGAGTTCAGCGAAATGTCGTCGCCGTCGCTCACGCTGCTGTTGCGCTTCAACGGCAACACGCTCGACGAAATTCTGACCACCCAGGTCGCCACGCTCGTCGTGTACGACCCCTATCGTCAGACCTCGATCGAGTTGCATGGCCAGACCGTGCCGCTGGCGGGTAACTTCACGGCGGGTTACGGCCTGTGGCTCGCCCGCTCGGGCTTTGCCGAGCAGTCGTTGCGCACCCTGTTCGGGCGTGACCGTGGGATCGTGCGGCCGCACATCTATCTGATGCAGCCGTTCGACCCCAGCCGCCGGGTGATCCTGATGCTGCACGGCCTCGCCAGCAGCCCGGAGGCCTGGGTGAATCTGGCCAATGAAATTCAGGGCGACGCCGCGCTGCGCGAGCATTTCCAGATCTGGCAGGTGTACTACCCGACCAACGCGCCGCTGCTCGTGAACGCCATGGCGATCCGAAACGCCTTCGATGCGACGCTCAAGCACTTTGACCCGGACGGTCAATCGGCCGCCTCGCACGACGCCGTGGTCATCGGCCACAGCATGGGCGGTGTGATCGCGCGGCTGATGGTGTCGAGTGCCGACGACCAGCTCTGGAATGCGTTTCAGGAGGACTACCACCTCGATGGCGATCAACTGACGCGCGCCCGCGACCGGCTCGACCCGCTCTTCCACTTCGCACCGATGCCGCAGTTCGAGCGGGCGATCTTCATCGCGGCCCCGCATCGCGGCACCCCGTTCGCGCGCAACCGGCTGGGCCGTTGGATCTCCAACCTCATCAAACTGCCGGTCACGCTGCTCTCGGGCATCGACGATGTGCTGCACTACGCCACCGGCTCGGAAGACAACCCCTCGGAAGGCAAGACGCGCTACGTGCCCAACAGCATCGACCAGTTGCGCGACAACGATCCTTATGTGGTGGCGGCGGCCGGACTCGGCATCTCGCCGAAGGTGCAATATCACTCGATCATTGCGCGCCGCAATGCCGCGGGCCCGCTTCAGGAATCGAGTGACGGCGTGGTGCCGTATGCGAGTGCCCATCTGGATGGCGCGCAGTCCGAGCGCGTGATTGTCTCGGGCCACAGCGTGCAGGAGACGCCGCAGGCGATTCTCGAAATTCGCCGCATCCTGCATGAGGATGTCGACGAACTCGATCCGGTGAAGTCGCTCAAGGGCGTGCGGGCGTTCCAGAGCATCGATCCGCCGCCGCGCGTCGCCCCGCCGAAGGTCGCCAAGCCAAACGCTGCGACGCCCCCCGCGAAGTAA